A single window of [Clostridium] hylemonae DSM 15053 DNA harbors:
- the prfA gene encoding peptide chain release factor 1, which translates to MFDKLEDLLIRYEELMSELQEPDVVNNQERFRRLMKEQNDLAPIVEAYKEYKACRQAIEDSLLMLEEESDEEMRELAKDELNESKARVEELEHELKILLLPKDPNDDKNVMVEIRAGAGGDEAALFAAEIYRMYVHYAEGRRWKTEIISISENGIGGFKEVVFMITGQGAYSRLKYESGVHRVQRVPETESGGRIHTSTVTVAIMPEAEEVDVVIDEKDIRIDVMRASGNGGQCVNTTDSAVRLTHYPTGIVIYSQTEKSQLQNKEKAFRLLRSKLYDLEMEKKQASEAEARRSQIGTGDRSEKIRTYNFPQGRVTDHRIKLTLHKLDSVLNGDLDEVIDSLIAADQAAKLSNLQDE; encoded by the coding sequence ATGTTTGACAAATTAGAGGATCTGCTCATTCGTTATGAAGAACTCATGAGCGAGCTGCAGGAGCCTGATGTGGTGAATAACCAGGAACGGTTCCGCAGGCTTATGAAAGAACAGAATGACCTTGCCCCGATTGTGGAAGCATATAAAGAATATAAAGCCTGCAGGCAGGCGATCGAAGACAGTCTGCTCATGCTGGAGGAAGAATCCGATGAGGAGATGAGAGAACTTGCAAAGGATGAGCTGAACGAATCCAAGGCAAGGGTGGAGGAACTGGAGCATGAGCTCAAGATCCTTCTGCTCCCGAAGGACCCGAATGATGACAAGAATGTAATGGTGGAGATCAGGGCCGGCGCCGGCGGCGATGAGGCTGCTTTGTTCGCGGCCGAGATCTACCGCATGTACGTACACTATGCGGAGGGCCGGAGGTGGAAGACAGAGATCATCTCCATCAGTGAAAACGGGATCGGAGGCTTCAAGGAAGTGGTGTTCATGATCACCGGACAGGGAGCGTATTCAAGACTCAAATACGAAAGCGGCGTCCACCGCGTACAGCGTGTGCCGGAGACGGAGAGCGGCGGACGCATCCATACTTCTACAGTCACGGTGGCGATCATGCCCGAGGCGGAGGAAGTGGATGTTGTCATCGACGAGAAGGATATCCGTATCGACGTGATGCGTGCTTCCGGGAACGGAGGACAGTGCGTCAATACAACAGACTCTGCAGTACGGCTCACACATTATCCTACGGGGATCGTCATCTACAGCCAGACAGAGAAGTCACAGCTTCAGAATAAGGAAAAGGCATTCCGCCTGCTGCGTTCCAAGCTGTATGATCTGGAGATGGAAAAGAAACAGGCGTCGGAGGCAGAGGCGAGAAGAAGCCAGATCGGTACAGGCGACCGTTCCGAGAAGATACGTACTTACAATTTCCCCCAGGGACGTGTCACAGACCACAGGATCAAACTGACGCTGCACAAACTGGACTCTGTGCTGAACGGAGATCTGGATGAAGTGATCGACAGCCTGATCGCCGCGGACCAGGCGGCGAAGCTGAGCAACCTTCAGGACGAATAG
- the prmC gene encoding peptide chain release factor N(5)-glutamine methyltransferase, with the protein MKQRISNLQKIYKEGTRLLAGAGIEEAGIDAWYLLEYVTGITRAAYYAHPETELDADKEDAYFAHIGRRARREPLQHITGEQEFMGYSFRVSGHVLIPRQDTEILVEEALKVLAPGMRILDMCTGSGCVLISILKAGRERLRMERLEGTGSDISPEAVAVAEYNAARLLGRTETGRGNNGCCARFCTGDLFEKAEERYDLIVSNPPYIRTEEIRKLQREVRLHDPYIALDGKKDGLYFYRRITAESAAYIAEGGYLMFEIGHDQAEDVCALLEQSGYADVFVKKDLAGLDRIAGGRYNRKCTQ; encoded by the coding sequence ATGAAGCAGAGAATTTCCAACCTACAGAAGATCTATAAGGAAGGCACGCGTCTTCTCGCCGGTGCGGGTATTGAGGAGGCAGGCATAGATGCGTGGTATCTGCTGGAGTACGTCACTGGGATCACAAGGGCGGCATATTACGCGCACCCGGAGACAGAACTGGACGCAGACAAGGAGGACGCCTACTTTGCGCATATCGGACGCAGAGCGCGAAGAGAGCCGCTCCAGCACATTACCGGGGAGCAGGAATTCATGGGATATTCGTTCCGGGTGAGCGGACATGTGCTCATACCGAGGCAGGATACGGAGATTCTCGTGGAAGAGGCGCTCAAGGTACTTGCGCCGGGCATGCGCATCCTGGACATGTGCACCGGTTCCGGATGCGTCCTCATTAGCATTCTGAAAGCCGGCCGGGAACGGCTGCGCATGGAGCGGCTGGAAGGGACGGGAAGCGATATATCGCCGGAGGCAGTGGCGGTGGCAGAATACAATGCAGCGCGCCTGCTTGGACGCACAGAGACGGGAAGGGGTAATAACGGCTGTTGTGCCCGGTTCTGTACGGGTGATCTGTTTGAGAAGGCTGAAGAAAGATATGATCTTATCGTGTCAAATCCCCCTTATATACGGACGGAGGAGATCCGGAAGCTTCAGCGGGAAGTGCGCCTGCATGACCCGTATATCGCGCTGGACGGGAAGAAGGACGGTCTGTATTTTTACAGGAGGATCACGGCGGAAAGCGCCGCCTATATCGCAGAGGGCGGATATCTGATGTTTGAGATCGGACACGACCAGGCAGAGGATGTGTGCGCGCTGCTTGAGCAGTCCGGATACGCGGACGTCTTTGTGAAAAAGGACCTGGCAGGTCTTGACCGTATCGCAGGCGGCAGGTACAATAGAAAATGCACACAGTGA